One Vicugna pacos chromosome 12, VicPac4, whole genome shotgun sequence genomic window carries:
- the LOC102532260 gene encoding olfactory receptor 9S13-like, with amino-acid sequence MKSELNRNYSEVTEFILLGFRTSPEVQILLFLLFLLIYMVMVVGNISLLVVIKTDSRLHTPMYFFLRNLSYLDLCYSTVIAPKTLATFLSKDKRISYNGCATQFFFFALFVGTEGFLLAVMAYDRFSAICSPFLYTVRMSQQACVRLVSGSYICGCINSMIQTGFTFSLHFCGENRLDHFFCDVPALIKISCVDTFVNEIVLFILSALIIVTTTTVILVSYAYILSTVLKIPSTHGRSKTFSTCSSHITVVSLFYGTVFFMYAQPGAISSPEKSKVIAVFYTLIIPMLNPLIYSLRNREVKNAVKRILLRNISFH; translated from the coding sequence ATGAAGAGTGAGCTGAATAGAAATTACTCAGAGGTGACTGAGTTTATTCTGCTGGGATTCAGAACATCTCCAGAAGTACAGATTCTCTTATTCTTACTTTTCCTGCTTATCTACATGGTCATGGTGGTGGGAAATATCAGCCTGTTAGTTGTCATTAAAACAGACTCCAGACTTCATACACCAATGTATTTCTTTCTCAGGAATTTGTCCTATTTAGATCTCTGCTACTCCACTGTCATTGCTCCCAAAACTCTGGCTACTTTCTTGTCCAAGGACAAGAGAATTTCTTACAATGGCTGTGCCACacagttctttttctttgctcTCTTTGTGGGGACTGAAGGCTTTCTTCTGGCGGTGATGGCGTACGATCGCTTCTCAGCCATTTGCTCGCCTTTCCTCTATACTGTCCGTATGTCTCAGCAGGCTTGTGTTCGCCTGGTGAGTGGCTCCTACATCTGCGGCTGCATCAACTCCATGATACAAACAGGTTTCACCTTCAGTTTGCATTTCTGTGGAGAAAACAGACTGGACCACTTTTTCTGTGATGTCCCAGCCTTGATCAAGATCTCTTGTGTTGACACCTTTGTGAACGAGATTGTGCTGTTTATTCTGTCTGCTCTCATCATCGTCACCACCACAACTGTCATTCTGGTTTCCTACGCGTATATCCTCTCCACTGTCCTAAAGATCCCCTCAACCCACGGCAGGAGCAAGACCTTCTCCACCTGTAGCTCTCACATCACTGTGGTGAGTTTATTCTATGGGACTGTGTTCTTCATGTATGCCCAACCCGGGGCCATCTCCTCACCAGAGAAAAGCAAGGTTATAGCTGTGTTCTATACTCTTATCATCCCTATGCTGAATCCTCTGATTTATAGTCTAAGGAATAGGGAGGTGAAAAATGCTGTGAAAAGGATACTGTTGAGAAACATCTCTTTTCATTGA
- the LOC102545197 gene encoding olfactory receptor 10C1-like yields the protein MMPGSEPIMSGNQSLCTTFTFVAFSSLEELQPVLFVVFLTIYLFTVGGNLLIICLIWATPSLHTPMYFFLVNLSFLELCYITSVVPQMLVHLLVETKTISVGGCAAQMYVFTILGLTECCLLAAMAYDRFVAICHPLHYTLLMGPPVCLKLAAASWTTGVVVESAQTTWIFTLPFCGTGEIQHFFCDIMPVVRLACVDTSHNEIVLFAVSALFIMSPCLLILCSCARVLLTILGIPSAAGRRGASSTRCSHVLVVSLFYGTALFAYLQPKAAHSPQADKAAALLYTVVTPALNPVIYALRNQDVKGAFQRLTRRSPFRQMA from the coding sequence ATGCCTGGCTCTGAGCCGATTATGAGTGGAAACCAGTCCCTCTGCACCACGTTCACATTTGTGGCGTTTTCCTCTCTGGAAGAGTTACAGCCTGTGCTCTTTGTTGTGTTCTTAACCATTTACTTGTTCACGGTGGGAGGAAACCTCCTCATCATCTGCTTGATCTGGGCCACCCCTTCCCTGCACACTCCCATGTATTTCTTCCTAGTCAACCTCTCCTTTCTGGAGCTGTGCTACATCACCAGCGTGGTGCCTCAGATGCTGGTGCACCTGCTGGTGGAGACCAAGACCATCAGTGTGGGAGGCTGTGCAGCTCAGATGTACGTATTTACCATCCTGGGACTGACAGAGTGCTGCCTGCTAGCAGCCATGGCTTATGACCGCTTTGTAGCCATCTGTCACCCCCTGCATTACACTCTGCTGATGGGCCCTCCCGTGTGTCTGAAATTGGCCGCAGCATCGTGGACCACCGGGGTCGTGGTGGAGTCAGCCCAGACCACGTGGATCTTCACTCTGCCCTTCTGCGGAACAGGAGAGATTCAGCACTTTTTTTGCGACATCATGCCTGTCGTGAGACTGGCTTGTGTTGACACGTCCCACAATGAGATTGTGCTGTTCGCTGTGTCCGCGCTCTTCATCATGAGTCCCTGCCTCCTCATCCTGTGCTCCTGCGCGCGCGTTCTGCTGACCATCTTGGGAATCCCTTCGGCCGCCGGCAGACGCGGAGCTTCCTCCACTCGCTGCTCTCACGTCCTGGTTGTTTCTCTCTTCTATGGCACCGCCCTGTTCGCGTACCTCCAGCCGAAGGCTGCGCACTCTCCGCAAGCAGACAAAGCCGCTGCGCTCCTGTACACGGTGGTCACGCCTGCTCTGAATCCCGTCATCTACGCCTTGAGGAACCAGGACGTGAAGGGAGCCTTTCAGAGACTAACACGAAGGAGCCCTTTCAGACAAATGGCCTGA
- the LOC102528865 gene encoding olfactory receptor 6C74-like: protein MENHTTVTVFILVGLTEDPTLKIVLFLFLLLTYLLSISGILMIITLTLLYSHLKTPMYFFLRNFSFLEISYTTVCIPKLLASMATGDKSISYNCCAAQLFFAFLLGASEFYLLAAMSYDRYVAICKPLHYTTIMSSKICIQLVLSSWMAGFLIIFPGLLLGLSLDFCDSNVIDHFYCDTAPLLQISCTDTHLLEMMSFILALVTLLVTLVLVILSYTYIALTILKIPSANQRKKAFSTCSSHMIVISLSYGSCIFMYIKPSVKQRISLMKGVAVLNTSVAPLLNPFIYTLRNQQVKQAFKNLLQRVLSLSR from the coding sequence ATGGAAAACCATACAACAGTGACAGTGTTTATCTTAGTAGGATTGACAGAGGACCCCACACTGAAGATTGTgctctttctcttcctgcttctcaCCTACTTGTTAAGCATCTCAGGCATCTTGATGATCATCACCCTCACTCTGCTGTATTCTCATCTCAAGACCCCGATGTATTTCTTTCTTCGCAacttttctttcttagaaatCTCTTACACAACAGTCTGTATCCCCAAATTGCTGGCTAGCATGGCAACTGGTGACAAAAGCATTTCCTATAACTGTTGTGCTGCTCAGTTATTTTTTGCCTTCCTTCTTGGTGCATCTGAATTTTATCTCCTGGCTGCCATGTCCTATGACCGCTATGTCGCCATCTGTAAGCCCCTGCATTACACAACCATCATGAGCAGCAAAATCTGTATCCAGCTGGTCCTTAGCTCCTGGATGGCTGGTTTCCTCATCATTTTTCCAGGACTCCTTTTAGGCTTAAGCCTGGATTTCTGTGACTCCAATGTCATTGATCATTTCTACTGCGACACCGCTCCTCTCCTGCAGATCTCCTGCACAGATACACATTTGTTGGAAATGATGAGTTTCATCTTAGCTTTGGTGACCCTCCTGGTCACTTTGGTATTAGTGATTCTATCATACACTTATATTGCCCTGacgattttaaaaattccttctgcCAATCAGAGAAAAAAGGCTTTTTCCACTTGTTCTTCTCACATGATTGTCATCTCCCTCTCATACGGCAGCTGCATCTTCATGTACATTAAACCCTCGGTCAAACAGAGGATATCCTTAATGAAGGGTGTTGCAGTTCTCAACACCTCCGTCGCCCCACTGTTGAACCCCTTTATTTATACGCTAAGGAACCAGCAGGTGAAGCAAGCATTTAAGAACCTGCTACAAAGAGTTCTGTCTTTATCCAGGTAA